One Vigna unguiculata cultivar IT97K-499-35 chromosome 11, ASM411807v1, whole genome shotgun sequence DNA window includes the following coding sequences:
- the LOC114168157 gene encoding tricyclene synthase EBOS, chloroplastic-like, which yields MALINRTLHNSCSISYLTFPKPLKPISPKLLQCRIIFPRYNATTTNVNVSERKSANYQPNLWTYDFLQSLKHAYADTRYEDRVKVLQEEVRRMIKDESSDIWHKLELINDVKRLGLSYHYDKEISEVLLWFHSSARFNAAIVNRSLHETALCFRLLREYGYDITADIFERFKEENGNFKTSLVSDVKGMLSLYEASFFGYEGEKILDEAMVFSSFHLRDALNKGESSNMVLEEVNHALELPLHHRIQRLEARWYIESYAKRTDSNRLLLEAAKLDFNVVQSTLQNDLQQMSRWWRGMGLASKLSFSRDRLMECFFWTVGMDFEPQFSDLRKGLTKVTSLITTIDDVYDVYGTLDELELFTAAVESWDVKAVQVLPDYMKICFLALYNTVNEFAYDALKEHGQDILPYLTKAWSDMLKAFLQEAKWSRDRHLPRFDDYLSNAWVSVSGIVILTHAYFLLNHNITKEALESLHNYHSLLQKSSIIFRLCNDLGTSKAELERGEAANSIVCYMRENGSSEEGAYKHIHSLLNETWKKMNKDRVSESPFPKAFVETAMNLGRISQCTYQYGDGHGAPDSTAKSRIRSLIIEPIALYEMEAFPQVVY from the exons ATGGCTCTTATCAACCGCACCTTGCACAATTCCTGTTCTATTTCATATCTCACTTTTCCCAAACCTCTCAAACCAATTTCTCCTAAACTTCTCCAATGTAGGATAATCTTCCCTCGTTACAACGCAACCACCACAAACGTTAACGTTTCAGAAAGAAAATCTGCAAACTACCAACCCAATCTCTGGACTTACGACTTTCTGCAGTCCTTGAAGCATGCCTACGCT GATACAAGATATGAGGACAGGGTCAAAGTACTGCAGGAGGAAGTGAGGAGAATGATAAAGGATGAAAGTTCAGATATATGGCACAAACTTGAACTCATTAACGATGTGAAACGCTTGGGCCTGAGTTACCATTATGACAAGGAGATTTCAGAAGTCCTTCTTTGGTTTCACTCTTCTGCAAGATTTAATGCCGCAATCGTTAACAGAAGTTTGCATGAAACTGCTCTGTGCTTCAGGCTTCTCAGAGAATATGGCTATGATATCACAGCAG ATATATTTGAGAGGTTTAAGGAGGAGAATGGTAATTTCAAGACAAGCCTTGTGAGTGATGTGAAGGGAATGCTGAGTCTGTACGAGGCATCGTTTTTTGGGTACGAAGGAGAGAAGATTTTGGATGAGGCCATGGTCTTCTCTAGCTTCCATCTTAGGGATGCCCTCAACAAAGGTGAAAGCAGTAACATGGTTTTGGAAGAAGTGAATCATGCATTGGAGCTTCCACTCCATCACAGAATCCAAAGGCTGGAAGCAAGGTGGTATATTGAATCTTATGCTAAAAGAACAGACTCAAATCGATTGCTGCTTGAAGCAGCAAAACTTGATTTCAATGTTGTGCAGTCAACACTGCAAAATGATCTCCAACAAATGTCAAG GTGGTGGAGGGGAATGGGACTGGCCTCAAAGTTAAGTTTCAGCCGAGACAGACTAATGGAATGCTTTTTTTGGACGGTTGGAATGGACTTCGAGCCTCAGTTCAGTGACCTTCGCAAAGGGTTAACGAAAGTTACTTCCTTAATAACTACAATCGATGACGTTTATGATGTCTATGGCACCTTAGATGAATTAGAACTTTTCACTGCAGCGGTGGAAAG TTGGGATGTTAAAGCAGTTCAAGTTCTCCCTGATTACATGAAGATATGTTTTTTGGCACTGTACAACACTGTCAACGAATTTGCCTATGATGCACTTAAAGAACACGGACAAGATATCCTACCCTACCTCACCAAAGCA TGGTCTGATATGTTGAAAGCATTCCTACAAGAAGCCAAATGGAGTCGCGACAGACACTTGCCAAGATTCGATGATTATCTCAGCAATGCATGGGTCTCAGTCTCCGGGATAGTTATACTCACCCATGCTTATTTCTTACTAAACCACAACATCACAAAAGAAGCGCTTGAATCCTTGCACAATTACCACTCCTTGTTACAGAAATCATCCATTATTTTTCGACTTTGTAATGATTTGGGTACATCAAAG GCAGAGTTAGAGAGAGGTGAAGCAGCAAATTCCATTGTATGTTATATGCGAGAAAATGGTTCTAGCGAAGAGGGTGCTTACAAGCACATCCATAGTTTGCTAAATGAAACgtggaagaagatgaacaaaGATAGAGTGTCAGAGTCTCCATTCCCAAAAGCTTTCGTAGAGACAGCTATGAACCTTGGAAGAATTTCTCAATGCACATATCAGTATGGAGATGGACATGGAGCCCCTGATAGCACTGCCAAGAGTCGCATACGATCCTTGATAATTGAACCCATTGCACTCTATGAGATGGAGGCATTTCCACAAGTTGTTTATTAA